Proteins from a single region of Eremothecium gossypii ATCC 10895 chromosome VI, complete sequence:
- the NCA2 gene encoding Nca2p (Syntenic homolog of Saccharomyces cerevisiae YPR155C (NCA2)) — MIASRYVASELESVTRKLELQLYERAAISEVLEQTSTDLELAKANEVLQTIKEEADACVAAINGGQKFYTIKYDQILSGLESLSGGQWSVGSPLEPLIRDGISDYLHILLYYALLSKNLAKLPQLLLDQEYYGHVSRCSWFMRLFYGLQIMPVKLIEFFRGHALQELPSKLRQTLRIHNFQLVGLPTQRAWQWTKLPIAMVDTDIIQKTASLDSQLDINVKKFGKLLREFPRQKSDRLEVLSDFLDLKPGSSEFAVVRAVQKWNVDSCAPQPNWIVRYWPTILIALAGGPAGIAAIWNARNDIAAFIKHNLFEFARDLVKNWLVEPLRNIWSTVHHDPTSSIAIMSQGTLDTEINSLQRMLIDFLKEHEYANTVDTSVLMKEIEQGNLTQFMEIYEAQLRKPIRNLVTGDLIRSLLIQIQKGKVDGSLAIHGIDKLLQSQQLVFGIVSISPALLILYVLCNSLTKLVKYGTVWSKGAKYRRSVSVSLNNVERLLNSPIEEFDGDKGNWNLGLLTLEMANLREYGAKLVPHSRTAEWCRDIDEMASSSALSTTGKLNVINRIYHVYGKYF, encoded by the coding sequence ATGATTGCCAGTAGATATGTCGCCAGTGAGCTGGAGTCGGTCACCCGTAAGCTTGAGCTTCAGTTATATGAGCGGGCAGCCATATCTGAAGTTCTTGAGCAGACATCCACAGACCTTGAACTAGCCAAGGCCAATGAGGTCTTGCAGACTATAAAAGAAGAAGCCGATGCATGTGTTGCGGCGATTAATGGTGGGCAGAAATTTTATACGATCAAGTACGACCAAATACTCTCCGGCCTGGAAAGCTTATCCGGTGGTCAATGGTCCGTGGGCTCCCCTCTGGAACCTCTTATACGGGATGGTATAAGCGACTATCTGCATATATTGCTTTACTATGCCCTTTTATCCAAGAATTTGGCAAAGTTACCGCAATTACTGTTGGACCAGGAGTATTATGGACATGTTTCTCGGTGCTCATGGTTCATGCGACTGTTTTACGGGCTGCAGATCATGCCCGTCAAGCTTATCGAATTTTTCAGGGGCCATGCTCTACAGGAGCTTCCCTCAAAGTTACGGCAAACATTGAGAATACACAACTTTCAGTTGGTGGGGCTGCCGACACAGAGGGCATGGCAATGGACCAAGCTTCCGATCGCAATGGTGGATACTGATATTATCCAGAAGACAGCATCACTGGACTCGCAGCTGGACATAAATGTTAAAAAGTTCGggaagctgctgcgcgaATTCCCGCGCCAAAAGAGCGACAGATTGGAAGTGCTATCTGACTTTCTTGATTTGAAGCCTGGATCATCTGAGTTCGCAGTGGTGCGAGCTGTTCAGAAGTGGAACGTAGATTCATGCGCACCGCAACCAAATTGGATAGTACGCTATTGGCCGACCATCTTGATTGCATTAGCTGGCGGTCCAGCAGGGATAGCCGCCATCTGGAATGCTAGGAATGATATTGCTGCCTTTATAAAACATAATCTCTTTGAGTTTGCTAGAGACCTGGTGAAGAATTGGTTGGTAGAGCCACTGCGTAACATCTGGTCAACAGTGCATCATGACCCAACATCCTCCATTGCAATTATGTCACAGGGAACTTTGGACACTGAGATCAATTCTTTACAAAGAATGCTTATTGATTTCTTGAAGGAACATGAGTATGCGAATACCGTGGATACTTCAGTGTTGATGAAGGAGATCGAACAGGGGAATTTGACGCAGTTTATGGAGATCTACGAAGCTCAGTTACGGAAGCCTATCCGGAACTTGGTGACAGGCGATCTGATTCGCTCGCTCTTGATTCAAATACAAAAGGGGAAGGTCGATGGTTCTCTTGCAATTCACGGCATCGACAAACTTCTACAATCCCAACAGCTAGTGTTTGGCATTGTCTCAATTTCCCCAGCGTTGTTGATTCTCTATGTCTTGTGCAATTCGCTCACAAAACTTGTCAAATATGGTACGGTTTGGTCCAAGGGAGCCAAGTACAGACGCAGCGTGAGTGTATCGCTGAATAACGTGGAAAGGCTGCTGAATAGCCCCATCGAAGAGTTCGATGGTGATAAAGGTAATTGGAATCTAGGGCTACTGACCCTTGAGATGGCAAATCTCAGGGAATACGGCGCCAAGCTGGTGCCTCATTCACGGACAGCAGAGTGGTGCCGCGACATTGACGAAATGGCCAGCAGTAGCGCCTTGAGTACCACAGGAAAACTAAATGTGATTAACAGAATATACCACGTATATGGGAAGTACTTTTAA
- a CDS encoding spermine transporter (Syntenic homolog of Saccharomyces cerevisiae YGR138C (TPO2) and YPR156C (TPO3)), which produces MESVHESINSYASDASNGKFLPQSYVPQAQQQDGRGGGSLRLVPTETVKSLQEMGLSSEKPIPDVNAPSTSAGVIFPEEYTLETPTGLVKIATLVSLGRTGSAVPRGGSGTEPENDKGETGGQELDEDIELVTFVIGDPENPHNWSLRRRWAYTLLLSLLVVAVAYGSACVTAGMWLITRKYDVSTEVAILSCSLVVLGYGVGQLVWAPLSDLYGRRITYFTSLFLYVVFNIPCAVAPNIQTLLVCRFICGVLSSSGLCLVGGSLADMFPADLRGLTIAFFAFAPYGGPVFAPLINGFIAVRTERLDLIFWVNMALAGAVWLLVALVPETYAPIILKRRAEKLRKLTGNQNIMTEQEAQGLSLSAMVQTCLLRPLYFIFTEPVLDLMCFYVCLIYSLLYAFFCAYPVIFSELYGYKDDKIGLMFLPIIIGASLALATTYWCEKKYRELAARRPCVPEDRLLGAMIGAPFSAIALWILGATSYKHIIWVGPASSGLAFGYGMVMVYYSLNNYIIDTYALYASSALAAKVFLRSAGGAAFPLFTRQMYHRLGLQWASWLLAFVATALIALPFAFDRYGAALRRRLSKHNYSGIE; this is translated from the coding sequence ATGGAGTCCGTGCACGAATCAATCAACTCGTATGCTTCCGACGCCTCAAACGGGAAGTTTCTGCCGCAGTCGTACGtgccgcaggcgcagcaacaagatgggcgcggcggcgggtCGCTGCGATTGGTGCCAACTGAGACGGTGAAGTCACTACAAGAGATGGGTCTGTCATCAGAGAAACCAATTCCGGATGTGAACGCGCCCAGCACATCGGCGGGCGTAATTTTCCCAGAAGAGTACACACTGGAGACTCCCACAGGCCTGGTGAAGATTGCGACGCTTGTTTCATTGGGGAGAACGGGGTCTGCGGTACCGAGAGGGGGAAGTGGTACCGAGCCCGAGAATGACAAGGGGGAAACCGGGGGGCAAGAACTGGATGAGGATATCGAGCTAGTGACGTTTGTGATCGGGGACCCAGAAAACCCACACAACTGGTCCTTGAGGCGGCGGTGGGCGTATACGCTGCTACTGTCTCTTCTTGTCGTAGCTGTGGCCTACGGCTCTGCGTGCGTAACCGCTGGCATGTGGCTCATCACCAGAAAATATGATGTCTCAACCGAAGTTGCAATATTGTCCTGTTCCCTGGTGGTTCTGGGCTACGGTGTTGGACAGCTGGTTTGGGCGCCTCTGTCAGACCTGTACGGCCGGCGGATAACGTACTTCACATCTCTATTCCTTTACGTGGTATTTAATATTCCATGTGCGGTGGCTCCCAACATCCAGACGCTTTTGGTTTGCAGGTTTATTTGCGGCGTCCTGTCGTCGTCTGGACTATGCCTAGTCGGCGGCTCTCTCGCCGATATGTTTCCAGCCGACCTGCGTGGGTTGACCATCGCGTTCTTTGCATTTGCACCATATGGAGGTCCGGTATTTGCGCCACTTATAAACGGATTCATCGCTGTCCGCACAGAGAGGCTTGACCTTATCTTTTGGGTCAACATGGCGTTAGCCGGAGCTGTTTGGCTGTTAGTCGCACTGGTGCCCGAAACATATGCGCCAATTATTTTGAAACGGCGCGCAGAGAAGCTGAGGAAACTAACAGGCAACCAGAATATAATGACAGAACAGGAGGCACAGGGACTCTCCCTGTCGGCCATGGTGCAGACTTGTCTACTGAGACCGCTGTATTTCATATTCACAGAGCCCGTTCTTGACCTGATGTGCTTTTATGTGTGCTTGATATACTCGCTCCTGTACGCTTTCTTCTGTGCTTATCCTGTCATATTCAGCGAGCTCTACGGCTACAAGGATGATAAGATCGGGTTGATGTTTCTTCCAATTATCATAGGCGCGTCTCTTGCCTTGGCCACAACATATTGGTGCGAAAAGAAGTACAGAGAATTGGCTGCTCGTCGTCCATGTGTTCCAGAAGACCGCTTACTGGGTGCTATGATTGGTGCCCCATTCTCGGCTATTGCGTTGTGGATTCTGGGCGCTACCTCCTATAAACACATTATATGGGTGGGCCCTGCTTCTTCCGGGCTGGCATTTGGTTACGGAATGGTTATGGTTTACTATTCCCTGAACAACTACATTATTGACACATATGCGCTCTATGCATCTAGTGCACTGGCTGCCAAGGTTTTCCTGCGCTCGGCAGGTGGTGCGGCATTCCCGCTATTCACACGTCAGATGTACCACCGCCTGGGTTTGCAATGGGCCTCGTGGCTTTTAGCATTTGTGGCTACTGCATTAATTGCGCTACCGTTTGCGTTCGATCGCTATGGAGCCGCCTTACGCCGCAGATTAAGCAAGCATAATTATTCAGGTATTGAATAA
- the CBF2 gene encoding Cbf2p (Syntenic homolog of Saccharomyces cerevisiae YGR140W (CBF2)), protein MELQLDRAFSRFSSRDVHRYKSYVKQYLEWCRERGLDVESCSAAELWGSARRLHWFLQSKWGSGIESVAEMKSVVNCIQLLGRELATGAQLDKAYIDNVVRLHECTSVLHENGALRGQFEKICVNVWNVRTPSLKEKYFKTCLDKVKWLLDYQLNYYTNAALDERKTWVLKDFEVAEEAVLVVRRRWAVLPQPHPLFCPLFTLAVYLHLRFYGVKKQYRGDGFPDLSRPDLWEELPIIRGKSLTKFPRVETLGNYYPAVFQYCQLPYKKRLYFQGRLEEPVFPAMNDDASGLDEQYFVKGVGRDFILGMNRYRLQDKFPSIEIPDDPVLYELFPDLDRFETEQTARPFVQMMILLRKVMFRSLPVLYSCFPEHDLFQDPIFKKPQFIAYLNAADSLCDVSVPLHLLVEPPSTTHATASAAPAVTQTSAPAAPNGSVAPVQQAANPPDADLRKDTLQFVKDQTLSNFTILIQLLSKLFEKVETRKSNKLMIRSELDALHSTLKRKISSLDALPAAPHDDERPTKKHKSSSPQDISNLSDLDDQSAGDDEPDDVEELQQLVQQLVQRQVTQASQYILDKVRSDIRDIIREELASLGRAYPSPAADPKPAPAEPPSHKGPPVFRLQSDLATIEEIILEWFTPNPSFDGECVHSMNKKYGKAWRTNSGQEPIYKSRKVIVEFYIHLVNDLGIDRHDAVDHCERLKASQTPLEFSQWLKTYKQTHGNCFPNIT, encoded by the coding sequence ATGGAACTGCAGTTGGACAGGGCTTTCAGTCGGTTTTCCTCTAGAGACGTGCACCGCTACAAATCATACGTTAAACAATACCTCGAATGGTGTCGAGAAAGGGGCCTAGACGTCGAATCGtgcagcgcggcggagcTCTGGGGTAGTGCGCGGCGGTTGCACTGGTTTTTGCAGTCGAAATGGGGCTCGGGCATTGAGAGCGTCGCGGAAATGAAATCGGTGGTGAACTGCATACAGCTGCTGGGAAGGGAGCTGGCGACAGGCGCGCAGTTGGATAAGGCGTATATCGATAATGTGGTGCGGCTGCACGAGTGCACTTCGGTGCTGCATGAAAACGGCGCGCTGCGGGGGCAGTTCGAGAAAATCTGCGTGAACGTGTGGAACGTGAGGACGCCCTCACTCAAGGAAAAGTACTTCAAGACGTGTCTGGACAAGGTCAAGTGGCTACTGGACtaccagcttaactactACACAAATGCGGCTCTGGACGAGAGAAAGACATGGGTGCTCAAGGACTTTGAGGTGGCCGAGGAGGCGGTCCTGGTGGTGCGGAGGCGGTGGGCCGTGTTGCCGCAGCCGCACCCGCTCTTCTGCCCGCTCTTCACGTTGGCGGTGTACCTGCACCTGCGGTTCTACGGCGTCAAGAAGCAGTATCGAGGAGACGGCTTTCCGGACTTGTCTCGTCCAGACCTGTGGGAAGAGCTGCCCATAATTAGGGGGAAGTCGTTGACGAAGTTCCCGCGGGTGGAAACGCTAGGAAACTATTATCCTGCCGTTTTCCAGTATTGTCAGCTGCCCTACAAGAAGCGGTTGTACTTCCAAGGTCGGCTGGAGGAGCCGGTGTTTCCAGCCATGAACGACGACGCGTCTGGGCTGGATGAGCAGTACTTCGTGAAAGGCGTGGGACGCGATTTTATTCTCGGAATGAACAGATACAGGCTGCAAGACAAATTCCCGTCGATCGAAATACCCGATGATCCAGTCTTGTATGAGCTATTTCCTGATTTGGACAGATTCGAGACTGAACAAACAGCGCGGCCTTTTGTACAGATGATGATACTTCTTCGAAAGGTGATGTTCCGCTCGTTGCCAGTTTTGTACTCGTGCTTCCCGGAGCACGACCTCTTCCAAGACCCCATATTCAAAAAGCCACAATTCATCGCCTACCTCAACGCCGCCGATTCTTTGTGTGATGTGAGCGTCCCGCTGCACTTACTGGTGGAGCCGCCTTCTACAACGCATGCTACAGCCTCCGCGGCCCCAGCAGTGACCCAAACGTCCGCTCCCGCGGCGCCCAACGGATCCGTGGCACCAGTGCAGCAGGCTGCCAACCCTCCTGACGCAGACCTGCGCAAAGACACGCTGCAGTTCGTGAAGGACCAGACACTCTCAAACTTCACAATACTGATTCAACTACTCTCGAAGCTCTTCGAGAAAGTTGAAACCCGCAAGTCCAACAAACTCATGATCCGGTCGGAGCTTGACGCCCTCCACTCAACGTTGAAACGCAAGATCAGTTCGCTGGACGCGCTACCCGCGGCCCCGCACGACGACGAGCGGCCCACCAAGAAGCATAAGTCCTCCTCTCCCCAGGACATTTCTAACCTGTCCGACCTCGATGACCAAAGCGCAGGCGACGACGAGCCCGACGACGTCGAGGAgcttcagcagctcgtccagcagctcgtccagcgcCAGGTCACGCAGGCCTCACAATATATACTCGATAAGGTTCGCAGCGATATCCGTGACATCATCCGCGAAGAGCTTGCCTCGCTCGGGCGCGCCTACCCATCACCAGCCGCGGACCCGAAGCCTGCCCCCGCAGAACCCCCGTCCCATAAAGGCCCGCCTGTCTTCCGCCTGCAGTCTGACCTTGCCACTATCGAGGAGATTATCCTGGAGTGGTTCACCCCAAATCCGTCCTTTGACGGCGAATGCGTACACTCTATGAATAAAAAGTATGGGAAGGCTTGGAGGACTAACTCTGGACAAGAGCCCATCTACAAATCCCGGAAGGTCATCGTGGAATTCTACATACACCTGGTGAATGATCTCGGGATAGATCGCCACGATGCAGTCGACCACTGTGAACGGCTAAAGGCCTCCCAGACTCCCCTAGAGTTCAGTCAGTGGTTAAAGACTTACAAGCAGACGCACGGTAACTGCTTTCCGAATATCACTTAG
- a CDS encoding AFR324Wp (Syntenic homolog of Saccharomyces cerevisiae YGR141W (VPS62) and YPR157W (TDA6)) — MIPIVRVILQALTMLQLCLCHISLFPLAEEMEEDFLAKAEAGEWVDLHVFDGQWPKRPEHVTEKERTIADGEIPQYVLDHCPLVHLYSEEIYMPSDVKEFVQHVRVEDKRGNEVRRGPLDIATSFAGLAGEDTSDLYLTALEDFSQNPNWLLGYAPDYGTGRISNGPSVLIVVDKGNGWVDAFWFYFYPFNLGPFIMGAGPWGNHVGDWEHSLVRFLNGKPQYLWMSAHGSGSGYVYDAVEKKDHWRVVDGELQRTVLKRPLIFSSRGTHANYASIGQHAHDVPFFFSPLSDFTDRGPLWDPSMNFYAYTFDGTTVTPYSKRERELGTDWLYYNGRWGDKQLIWSDKRQHWCLLQWRYIDGPYGPLKKNLQRTGLCQRGRWWTFHQGCPIRRMIKRGQGLDAERNDLVGDNCGIALYKIRPKWLRALLRLITWQGLFCTFMDYFTG; from the coding sequence ATGATACCGATTGTGCGGGTGATACTGCAGGCACTGACCATGCTGCAGCTGTGCCTCTGCCACATTTCGCTATTTCCACTGGCAGAGGAAATGGAAGAAGACTTTCTGGCAAAAGCAGAGGCTGGTGAGTGGGTTGATTTGCACGTATTCGACGGACAGTGGCCCAAGAGGCCTGAGCACGTGACCGAGAAGGAGCGCACGATTGCGGACGGGGAGATCCCCCAATATGTGCTGGACCACTGCCCGTTGGTACATCTGTATAGCGAGGAAATCTATATGCCTTCCGATGTGAAAGAATTTGTGCAGCACGTCAGGGTCGAAGACAAGCGGGGCAACGAAGTCCGGAGAGGGCCGCTGGACATCGCTACCAGTTTTGCCGGGCTAGCTGGGGAGGACACCAGTGATCTTTACCTGACTGCACTAGAGGACTTCAGCCAGAATCCCAACTGGCTCCTTGGGTACGCTCCAGACTATGGCACAGGTCGTATTTCCAATGGCCCATCCGTGTTGATTGTGGTCGACAAGGGTAATGGATGGGTAGATGCTTTCTGGTTTTACTTTTATCCCTTCAACCTTGGTCCGTTTATCATGGGTGCTGGGCCGTGGGGAAACCACGTCGGCGACTGGGAGCACTCGCTCGTGCGCTTTTTGAACGGCAAACCGCAGTATCTTTGGATGAGCGCCCacggcagcggcagcggaTACGTCTACGATGCTGTGGAGAAGAAAGATCATTGGAGGGTCGTTGATGGTGAACTGCAGCGCACGGTGCTGAAGAGGCCGCTAATATTCAGCTCGCGAGGTACGCACGCAAATTATGCCTCTATTGGACAGCATGCACACGACGTGCCATTTTTCTTTAGCCCGCTCAGTGACTTCACCGACAGGGGCCCACTGTGGGATCCGTCCATGAATTTCTATGCTTATACATTTGATGGTACAACGGTCACCCCATATAGCAAGCGGGAACGCGAACTGGGTACCGATTGGCTTTATTACAATGGGAGATGGGGCGACAAGCAACTCATTTGGTCAGACAAGCGTCAACACTGGTGTCTGCTACAATGGAGATATATAGATGGGCCTTATGGTCCCCTCAAGAAGAACCTCCAGCGCACGGGGCTCTGTCAAAGGGGCAGGTGGTGGACTTTCCATCAGGGATGTCCTATCCGCCGGATGATAAAACGCGGCCAAGGATTGGATGCCGAACGGAATGATCTTGTGGGAGACAACTGTGGCATTGCACTTTACAAGATCAGACCTAAGTGGTTAAGAGCGCTTCTTCGGCTGATTACTTGGCAGGGGCTGTTCTGTACCTTTATGGATTACTTCACTGGCTGA
- the BTN2 gene encoding Btn2p (Syntenic homolog of Saccharomyces cerevisiae YGR142W (BTN2) and YPR158W (CUR1)) — protein MFVFSGSPCIFESFTPICNEMQNCSYPSSRRLYKRPMGRLNYSVEEQDDKFIISLRKDVPEELLYRAVEERVNAYKERAPRYSLVTDFFGNQYCVQNHVDQQQLLCEAMRNIDMNELGSHLAQMTFHDYQVTLSADGHTLVVESADDNVHKEFELQTEFEDVAIENFEMARENTAIVKIALKKPLPRPQKRVCTSIPVMWHNTKSRKNSQKLESGDALDGTTSDVPREAIGENQHELRVNGNGLNAKSQSVNRKFTGKATTEMHVTIEDLEDEEFLRWERSLGQAPKGHAIIEDAA, from the coding sequence ATGTTCGTGTTCAGTGGTTCGCCATGCATTTTTGAATCGTTCACTCCTATCTGCAACGAGATGCAGAACTGCTCGTACCCTTCTTCCAGACGCCTTTACAAGCGGCCGATGGGGCGGTTAAACTACTCTGTGGAAGAACAAGATGATAAGTTTATTATCTCATTACGGAAAGATGTTCCTGAGGAGTTGTTATATCGTGCAGTTGAAGAACGCGTCAACGCATATAAAGAACGCGCTCCGCGATATAGTCTTGTAACAGACTTCTTTGGTAACCAATACTGCGTTCAAAATCATGTAGACCAGCAACAGCTGCTATGTGAGGCGATGAGAAACATCGACATGAACGAGTTGGGTAGCCATTTGGCTCAGATGACTTTCCATGATTACCAGGTTACGTTATCAGCTGATGGCCACACATTGGTTGTCGAGAGCGCAGACGATAATGTTCATAAGGAGTTTGAATTGCAAACTGAGTTCGAAGACGTTGCAATTGAAAACTTTGAGATGGCGCGTGAAAATACAGCCATCGTCAAAATTGCTCTCAAAAAGCCACTTCCTAGGCCTCAGAAGAGAGTATGTACGTCGATCCCAGTAATGTGGCATAATACCAAGTCTAGAAAGAATAGCCAAAAATTGGAGTCCGGTGACGCATTGGATGGTACAACATCAGATGTGCCCAGAGAGGCTATAGGAGAAAATCAGCATGAACTAAGAGTTAACGGTAATGGTTTGAACGCAAAATCACAGTCTGTGAATAGGAAGTTCACTGGTAAGGCCACTACAGAAATGCATGTCACTATCGAAGACTTAGAAGATGAAGAGTTTCTCAGATGGGAGAGGTCTTTGGGCCAGGCGCCCAAGGGACATGCAATTATAGAAGATGCTGCATAA